The following DNA comes from Acidobacteriota bacterium.
GGGCCGGGCCTGCCGGGGTTGCCGGCCGGGTGATAATCTCTGAGCCGGCGGCGCCGGGACCATCGATGGACATTGTGACCGTCCAATCGGAACATCCTTGGGTGCGATCCGGCACGCTGGTCGGATCGCCACGAGCGTAGCCAGGCGCAGCCGGGCAGCGCCTGGACATGCCCGGGTGTCTCGGGAATGCACCTCCCGAGGATGGGGCGCAGAGACGTGCGGCGTCTGCGACCACCCGTTCGCCGCGCCCCGCGGCCGGATTCAGAGAGTCAGATCGCCGCTGAGGCAGCCGCAGAGGATGAGCAGATCCTGCACCGTCACGGCGGAGTCGTCGTCCAGGTCCACGTTCACACATCCCTGGGTGGTCAGGGCGGCTTGGCCGGTGAAGTGGTAGAGACAGGCCAGCGCGTCCAGGACGTTCACGGCGCCGTCGAGATTCGCGTCGCCGGGCAGTCTCGACAATCCCTCCGTGTAGGTGATCTCCAGGTACGTGCGGCTGCCGGCGGAGTATTCGCTCGCCTTGAGCTGGGTGATGGTGGCCGAGTCGTTGACCAGCAGGAAGCCGAAATTGTCCTCGACGCCGTCCACCCATTGCCGGACCTGCGCGGTCACGTCGATGGGCGGGTAGAAGCAGTGGTCGCAGCCCTGGGTGATCGCCGACTGGCCCAGCCATTCGCCGTAGTCGCCGCCGGGCTGGGTCCAGCTCTGTCCGGACCGGGCGCTGTTCCAGGTCACCTGGGATTCCGTCCAGGCGCGGGTGACCCGGTACAGGTCCATGTATTGACCCGGCTGCCAGTTGCTTTGCCCCCAGCCATAGAAATTGACTGCTGCGGCTATGATCTGCTTGCCCTGCAGTTCGGCCGGCAGCGCGAACCGGATGATGAAATGGTACAGGCGGGTGTAAGCCGTGTTGCCGAAATTTGTGTTGGGCTGGGTTGGATCCAGGAAGGCGTCCTCGACCTCGGTGGTGTCCTCCAGCCGGATGGTGTGGCTTTCGTCGGGCACGTAGACGGCGGCTTCGTTGCTGTACGCCGAATCACCGAATCCGTTTCGGGCCTTCACCCGGTAGTGGTAAGTGTGCAGCACATCCGGATGGATGTCCTGGTAGGTGGTGGTGTCGGCCGGCAGGGTGTCGTTCAAAATTTCGAAAGAGCCGCCGTCGACGGCCCGCTCCACCACGAAATGATCTTCGATGGTGGAGTTGTCGGTCCAGCTGAGGATGACATAAGCGCCGCTGAGCACAGCGCCCAGGCCGCTCGGGGCGGGCGGCGGCGTGGTCGAGAGCACCGCGGTGTCAATGGGAGACGGGGCGGAGGCGCACTCGAAGGTGAAGGCCACCACCCGGTATGCGTACGTGCCGTCGGGCAACGGCCCGCCGCCGTGGTTGTCATCCGTGTAGCCGGTGTCGTCGGTGCCCACTTCGGCGTAGTTGTTGTCCCAGTCGCCGCCGTCGTATTGGCGCTGGATCCTGAAGCCGGTTTCCTCGGGATCGTCGGAGTTGTCGGTCCAGGTCAGATGCACCCGGTGCTGGTTCTGGTCCGGTGTGGCCTGGAGGCCGGACGGGGCGGGCAGGCACTCGTCGCCATCCCAGCCGGCCAGCCGGGCGAAGAGCCACCAGGCCGCCCGGCCCTTGAGAATGCAGTTGAGATTGGCCGCGGCGGGATTGTCCGAATGGGCGCAGCCGGTGCAGCCGCTGTAGCCGGGCACGCCGTTGCCGGTGGTCAGCAACGCCAGTTCGGACGTCGGATTCGCGGCGATCCACTGGGCGGCCCAGTTGCCGCCGCTGTAATCCAGGTTGTCATACAGCCCCAGATTCCAGAAGTAATCACCGTCCGGGTCGTAGGCCTCGATGTCGGCGAAATCGAACAGCACCCGGCCGTGATTCTGGCAGTGCTGGCGGATGTACTGATTGTTGAAATGGACATTGCCGTTGCCCGTGTCCGGATTCTGGTACGCATATTCCCCTTCGCCTTCCGCGTGACCGGTCATGAACACGAAGGTGACGTCCGGATACTCGGCGATCAGTTTTTCCATGTTGGTGACGTAGCGGGGCGCGTTGTGGCCGTTGATGCTGCACCAGGACCAGATCACCACGTTGATGTGGCTGTTGGACGGGTTGTCCAGCAGCGTCCGGGTGGCCACGACCCACGGCGTGTCGCCGTTTGCGTCCACCCAATCCCCCTGGCTGAGGTCGGCGCAACCCGGGATGCCGTAATCATCCAAGTCCAGGGCGCCCGACGTGGCGCCCGAATCGTCCCAGTTGTATTTGGTCCCGAAGGGAGGGTAAGCGCGCAGGCTGCTCATTCCGGTGATCAGCTGGCTGCCGTGCGAGGTGTGCTGGTAGGCGATGTGGAGGTGCGACTTGGCCAGATCAAGCCATGCGTCCGGGATCTGCGCCAGGTCTGTGTTCTGGTGGCCGATCACCATGCCCTGTCCCAGGCACGACGCCGCCAGACATCCGCCCAACAGGCATTTCCAAAGCAAGCGTGTCAACATGTGCATCCACTCCGTGGTAAAGTCGGGAATTTTGTTGTTGCAATATTGGTGCCAAATTGTCACAAATGTATCGCTTGGCCGACCATCGGTCGCCACTCCATCCGGTTTTGGCGCATTGTTTAGATATTAAAAAGCATTACGAAAATTCCCGCGGTGATCCGGCTGTGAAATTCCGGAGCCCGAGGAGCAGACCCGGGAATGTCACCGGTTACAATATTCATCACCGGTTGATGAAAACTGTTAACGGCCCGATCCAGACCTGGAGCGCATTGACGGTGATGGGAACAGCGCCCATTCTCAGCCATGACGATCGGAGCGCGGCCGGAACCGTTGACCAGCCTTACAACCTCCCGTATACTCAACATTCGGCCTCAACACACCCCGTCGGAGGACAACCGCATGAAGAAGATGACCGAGGAAAATCTCAAGGCCGCGTTCGCCGGCGAGAGCCAGGCCCACATGAAGTACCTGGCCTTCTCCCGGAAGGCGGAGGCGGAAGGAAAGCCCAATGTGGCCCGGCTGTTCGCGGCGGCCTCGTTCGCCGAGCAGGTGCACGCCACGGCCCACCTGCGCGTGCTCAAGGGGATCGGCGGCACCGCCGACAACCTGGGCGCCGCCATGGCCGGCGAGGCGTTCGAAGTGGAGGAGATGTATCCGGCGTACATCGCCGCCGCCGACGCGCAGGAGGAGAAGGCGGCGAAAACCGCCTTCCACCGCGCCATGGATGCGGAGGTGGTCCATCACCAGCTCTACAGCCGCGCGAAACAGGCGGTGGAAGCGGGCCGGGACGCCGAAATCGGGCCGGTCTGGGTCTGCGAGGTCTGCGGCCACACTGTGGAAGGCGCGGAGCCGCCGGACCAATGCCCGCTGTGCCAGGCCAGGAAAGAGCGCTACGTCAGGTTCTGAGGCCGCCGGACGCGGCAGCGGAGATCAACCGACATCGGACGGAATGAGCCGGCGCGGTCGTCGGGCCGGACGGGCGGCGGACGACGGTGCCGCCGCTTCAGAAGACCCGGGCGACTGTGCAATCCTCGGCCACGCGGTCACGCAAGGTGCACGCCCGGCAGAACGGTGACTCGTTGTCGCCATGATGGAACGCGCCGCGGAAACGGGCGGCGGCTTCGCCCTTCCAGATCGCCGTGACGGAGCCGTCCGGGAGAAGAGTCCCGAAGGCGGCGTCGTTCCGGTAATCGAACTCGCACGCTACGATCTCGCCGCCGGCCTGCAGGGTGACGCGCTTCCAGGGTCGGACGCAGCGGAAGGCGCGAGCACGGCGGCGCCGCGTGCCGGTTTCGTATTCGTAGCGCTGGTAGCGTGAGTCGCCGGGCGCCCAGCGGTCATCCACATCGGCGCCATGGACCGCGGGCATGTCCACCGTCTTCAGAGTGAGAAAGTCGACACCCAGTTCCCGGGCCATGGCCTCGACCATGGGCAGCTCGTGCTCGTTGTGCTGCATGACCACGAAGCGGATGTTGATCCGCGGCCGGTCGGCCCCGAGGCGCCTTCGGGCATCCAGAATCCGGCGGATGTTGTCCGTGGCCGCCGCCAGCGTGCCGCCCTGGCGGTATTTCTGATAGGTTGTCTCGCTGGCGCCGTCCACTCCGACGATGAGGGTGTCCAGCCCCGACGCGACCAGTTCCCGGATCCGCGCGTCGTCGAGCCGCATGTTGGCGTTCGTGCTGCAGTGGGTGAGAATGCCCCGCGCGCGGGCGTAGGCGATCATCCGGCCCAGGTCGGGATTCAGAAACGGTTCGCCCCAGTTCCAGAGAACGATCAGCAGCAGGTAGTCGCCCAGCTCGTCGATGAAGGTCCGGAACGTCTCGAAGGGCAGGACCGCGGCCCGCCGGGACGGGGTGACCGAGGTGGTCAGGCACAGTGGGCAGCTCAGATTGCAGATGTTGGCCGGTTCCACCTGGGCGAAAACCGGTCGGCCCAGGGGGCGGCGGGGCAGGACGAATTGGTTGAGGCCCGCCAGAAACAGGTTGGCGATCTTGCGACAGGACAGGCCGGTCGCTTCGTAAGGGATCAGCTCGAACTGGAAACGGAAACGCCTCCGGACCAGCAGGTTGAAGATTTGGGGAGCGATGTCCCGGTAGTGAAAGATTTTCATAGCCGCATGACCGAGTGTCCAAGAGGCGGATTAAATCATATCCGCCGTGCCTGTTCAAGCCGAAACCGTGCGAGCACACCCCGGGATGCCGACGTGAGAATTAGCAGTTGCGCTCAGAGATGGATCTGGCACAATCGGAAGCATGCACGATGCCGCGCGCCGAGAAGCGTTCCGCCGCATATGCCGCAGCTATGAGATTCTGTGGACGGGCCCGAACGCCGCGGCCGTGGATCTCGGCGCCCAGGCCCGCCTGGAGGAGCTGTATCGCCGGGTGATCCAGGCCGATGACATGCGGACCGCGCTGGCGGCGTCAGAACCACGCTGGATTCTCGATCTCGGCGCGGGGCGGGGGTCGCGGCTGGTGCAGCTGCTGGCGGACTCCGGCTGCCGGATCGTGGCCCTGGACTGTTTCCCGGCGTTCGCCCGTCTGGACCTGCGGTACACTGGTTGGAAGGTGTTGGCGGATGCTGCGGCAGCACCGTTCCGGCCGGGCTGCGCGGCGCTGGTGGTTTCGGCGCACCTGACCCTGAACAGCCCGCAATTTGCCGATCAGGAAGACCGGCGGGCGTTTGTGGCCGAGATCGTCAGGCTCCTGCGGCCGGGCGGGGTCTTCTGGGGCGAGGAGCGCCGGCTGATGCCCGAGGACTTTGCGCCGTTCGCCGAAGTGGCGGATTACTACCACCTGGCAGCCTTGGACGTTCATTGCTTCCGCAAATCGGAGCGGCCCTGAGGGGCCGGGTCAATGCCACTGGCACGGCCGACGTCGGCCCGCCCGGGGCGAGCGGCCGCGTTCGGATGATCCGACTGTGGGTTGAGCCTGTCTCGCTCCCGTGATAATATCCGACTATTGATTGCTTCAGCACGATGTCATCCGCGCCCCGTCCGGCGCCAGCGGACACGCAGCGTTCATTCGGCGGGTGAGCGGCCAGAAGATCCCGGCGGAGGAACCGATGGACACGATCCGGAGCAGCGAGGTCATCGTGATGCTATTGGGCATGGGCCTGATGGCGTTTGTGCTCTATCAGCGGCGGCAACTGGCACAACTGCCGAACCGATCCATCCTGTTCATGTCCCTGCTGGCCATTCTGGCCGGCTGGTTTTTCACCAACCTGGAGGCGGTGGTTTGGGGCGGGCTGGTCAATCTGCTGGAGCACCTCTGCTACGCCGCTAATGCGGTCCTTATGGCGGTCTGGTGCGGCCTGCTGCTGCGCCGGGGACGGTCGGCATGAACCTGATCGTCAATCTCGCCGACATCGTCTCCCTCATCGGTGTGCTGACCGCGATCGTCTGCCTCCTGCGCGCGTGGCCGCGCGTATTCCGCCAGGACTCGCGGATCACGCTGCTGGCCTTCCTGATCACGTCCCTGTTCATGTACACGAGCAATTTCCTGGAGTGGACGGGCATCACCGGCAATCTCGACCCCTTCGAGGATTATCTGGAAGTACTGGTGCCCCTCTTCCTGACCGCTTTCGGCTACACGTTCATCCAGCACGCGACCGAGGAGCGCCTGCGGAGCAGTGAGGCACGCTACCGCACGCTCATCGAGTCGGCCACCGACGGCATCCTGCTCTTGCGCGGCAACCGGTTTGCAGACTGCAACGCCAGCCTGCTCCGGATCTACGGATGTTCCCGCGAGGCCATCATCGGCCGGACGCCGTGGGACTTTTCCCCCGAGCGGCAACCGGACGGGAGCCTGTCCAGCGAGTCGGCGTCGCGCTACATCGCCCGCGCCGCCACCGGCGAAGCGTTGTTCTTCGAGTGGCAGCATTGCCGTCTCGACGGTACCCCGTTCGACGCCGAGATCAGCCTGAACCGGCTCAACGCCGAGGAGCCCGATACCCAGATCGCCATCGTGCGGGACATCACGGCCCGCAAGCAGGCCGAGGCCGCCCTGCGGGAGAGCGAGGAGCGCTGGCAGTTCGCACTCGAAGGGAGCGGCGACGCCGTGTGGGACTGGAACCTGCACGCCGGTCGGATGTTCCGCTCGCGCCGCTGGGAGGAGATGCTCGGGATACCGGCCGGCGCGAACAGTCAAACGCCCGAGGATTGGCAGCGGCGAGTCCATCCGGACGACCTCCCCCGTGTCCAGCGGGAGCTGGATCTCACGTTGTCCGGGGAAAAGCCCCAGTATGTCGCCGAATACCGCCTGCAGCACGCCGACGGCCGGCACCGCTGGATCCTGGACCGCGGCAAGGTCACCCTGCGGGGTCCCGACGGTGCGCCCTGGCGGATGGTGGGCACCATGTCGGACATCACCGAGCGCCGGGAGGCGGAGGCCGATCTCGTTGAGTCCAGGCAGCGGTTCAGCCAGTTCATGGGCCAGATTCCCGCCGCCGTGTTCATCAAGGATACCGACAACCACCTGTTGTACGTCAACGACTACCTGCGGTTGCAGTTCGGGGCGGACAACCAGCCGGATTCCGCCAGCAGCAACGGACCGACATCACCCTACCTGGCCCGGATGGCCGCCGACGACGCCCGGGTGCTGGCCGAAGGCGTCGTGGTCACATCCGAGATCATCCCCGACGTAAACGACCGCCCCCGCCATCTCGAAACCCGGAAATTCGTCATCCAGCGAGTCGGCAAGTCGCCCCTCATCGGCGGCATTTCCCTTGACGTGACCGAGTTGCGGCACTCCGAAGAGGAACGCACGCGGCTGGAGGACCAGCTGCGGCAGGCGCAGAAGATGGAGATCATCGGCCGGATGGCCGGCGGCGTGGCCCACGACTTCAACAACCTGCTGTCGCCGATCCTCGGCTACACGGAGATGGCGCTGCTGGACATGCACCCCGAGGATCCGCTTTTCGCCGACGTGAAAAACATCCGGGAAGCGGCCGAGCGGGCGGCCGGACTGACCCGGCAGTTGCTGGCGTTCAGCCGACGGCAAGTTTTGGACATGGCCGTGCTGAACCTGAACCGGACCCTGTCCGATCTCCACAAGATGCTGCGCCGGCTCATCGGCGAGGACATCGAGCTCGTCCTCCGCCTCAGCGCCGACCTCGGTAACATCCGGGGCGACGTGGACCAGCTTCAGCAGGTGGTGATGAACCTCGCGGTCAACGCCCGGGACGCCATGCCCGGCGGCGGCCGGTTGATCCTGCAGACGGAAAACACGACCCTGGCCGAAGGCAATGCCGTGCTGCCCCCCGGCGTCTACGTGGCGCTCAGCGTCATCGACAGCGGCTGCGGCATGGACGCCGAAACGCTCAGCCACATGTTCGAGCCGTTCTTCACCACCAAGGAGCGGGGGAAGGGCACGGGGCTGGGGCTGTCCACCGTTTACGGCATCGTCAAGCAGCACGGCGGGCACATCGAGGCCATCTCGCAACCCGGCCAGGGGACGACCTTCCGGATTCTCTTCCCGCGAGTCGAGGCTCCGCCATCCGGGGAGGCGAATCCCGCGGAGGAAGAACCGGCCGGCCCAGGCAGCGCGCGGCTGCTGGTGGTGGAGGACGAGGCGATGGTCCGGAAGATGGTCTGCGACATCCTGCGGGCGCACGGGTACCGGGTCCTGGAGGCCGCCGGGTCGGACGAAGCCCTGGCGTTAATGGCAGCCGAGACCGAGCCCGTCGACCTTGTGCTGACCGATGTGATCATGCCGCGCATGAACGGCCGCGAGCTGTACGAGCGAATCCTGCGGATGCAGCCGGGCGTCCGGGTGCTCTACATGTCGGGATATCCGGCGGAGGTGATCGCCGAGCAGGGGCTGGTCCGGGAAACGATTCACTTTTTGCAGAAACCGTTCTCGGTCCGTACGTTCCTCGAAACGCTCCGCGGCATCCTGGAGGACGCGTGAAGCGGTTCCGGCAGGCGCCGGAAGCCGCCGGTCACTCCTGCTGTCGGGCGATGACGACGGTGATGTCGTCGTGCTGCGGGCTCCCCTCCGACCATGCGCGGATCGTCTCGAACAGGCGATCCACGATCTGCTCGGGTGTGCGGCGGCGCTCGGCGAGGATCAGATCCACCAGGCGCTCCTCGCCAAACTCCTCGCCCTGCCGGTTGACCGAATCCACCACCCCGTCGGTATAGGTGATCACCAGATCGCCGGGATTCAGGCGGACGTCGCCCACCTCGAAGGGGGTCTCGGGGAACGCACCCAGCACCGTGCCGCCCTCCGTAAGCGGGGTGACGGAGCCATCGGTGCGCACCAGCAACGGCGACTCGTGGCCGGCGTTGCAGTACTGGACGCGCGCCTGGTCGCCGAGAAAACTCAGGTAGCACATCGTCGCGAACTTCTCAGGCGTCGTCAGCCGGTACAGATGGCGGTTCAGCACCTGCATGAGCGTGGTCAGCCGACGGACGTTTTCGCCGTCCGCCGCGTGCTCCAGTGGCGGCTGGGCCCGGATGGCGCTCTGCAGGCTGGCCATCAGCAGAGCGGCCGAGATGCCCTTGCCGCTGATGTCGCCGACAACGACGTCGAGCAGCCGGTCCGATAGCGGCAGGTAATCGAAGAAGTCGCCGCTGACCTCCCGCGCTGGCAGGCAGCGGCCGTGGAGCTGAATGCCGCAGACGCTGGGGGTGAATTTCGGGAAGAATTTTTGCTGCACCTCGCGCGCGATCTCCAGCTCCCGCTTGATGCGCTGCTTGTCGGCCACCTCGTGCAGGAGCGCGACGATGCCGGCCGACATGGTATTGAAGGAATTCGACAGTTCGCCGAGCTCGTCGGATCGCTTCACGGGGATGCGGTAGTTCAGGTTCCCCTTCTTGATCTCCTCGGTGCCGAGAGACAGTTGCCGCACCGACAGGGTGACGGACCGGATGATGAACATCCCCACCACGATCGACGCCAACTGGAGCACCACGAACAGGTAGATCAGGAAGAGCAATAACTGGACCACCTCCTCGCTGACGGCGGTCCGCGTGGCCAGGTTGCGGACAATTGTGGTCAGCGGGATCTGGAGGTTGGTCCAGATCCGCCGCTGTGTCGAGCTCGTCGTGTCGAACGTGAACCAGTCGGTCACGTCGAAGGTGTTGGCCGAGTTGATGGGGTAATCCCACCAGTCGTGGGATTTGCTCCGGGCGCGCTGGTGATCCCGCAGCTCCTCGGGCGTGACGATGGCGGGCTTCTGCCCCCGGAAGCCGTTGAACGCCTGGTACGAGATCATCTGTGCGCGGGTGCCGCTCATCTGGACGGTTTCCGAAATGCTGACGAAGGCGCTCAGGTTGCTGTTGGCCAGCAGGTGGTTGAACAGCGGCTCCCGG
Coding sequences within:
- a CDS encoding DNRLRE domain-containing protein, which codes for MLTRLLWKCLLGGCLAASCLGQGMVIGHQNTDLAQIPDAWLDLAKSHLHIAYQHTSHGSQLITGMSSLRAYPPFGTKYNWDDSGATSGALDLDDYGIPGCADLSQGDWVDANGDTPWVVATRTLLDNPSNSHINVVIWSWCSINGHNAPRYVTNMEKLIAEYPDVTFVFMTGHAEGEGEYAYQNPDTGNGNVHFNNQYIRQHCQNHGRVLFDFADIEAYDPDGDYFWNLGLYDNLDYSGGNWAAQWIAANPTSELALLTTGNGVPGYSGCTGCAHSDNPAAANLNCILKGRAAWWLFARLAGWDGDECLPAPSGLQATPDQNQHRVHLTWTDNSDDPEETGFRIQRQYDGGDWDNNYAEVGTDDTGYTDDNHGGGPLPDGTYAYRVVAFTFECASAPSPIDTAVLSTTPPPAPSGLGAVLSGAYVILSWTDNSTIEDHFVVERAVDGGSFEILNDTLPADTTTYQDIHPDVLHTYHYRVKARNGFGDSAYSNEAAVYVPDESHTIRLEDTTEVEDAFLDPTQPNTNFGNTAYTRLYHFIIRFALPAELQGKQIIAAAVNFYGWGQSNWQPGQYMDLYRVTRAWTESQVTWNSARSGQSWTQPGGDYGEWLGQSAITQGCDHCFYPPIDVTAQVRQWVDGVEDNFGFLLVNDSATITQLKASEYSAGSRTYLEITYTEGLSRLPGDANLDGAVNVLDALACLYHFTGQAALTTQGCVNVDLDDDSAVTVQDLLILCGCLSGDLTL
- a CDS encoding rubrerythrin family protein encodes the protein MKKMTEENLKAAFAGESQAHMKYLAFSRKAEAEGKPNVARLFAAASFAEQVHATAHLRVLKGIGGTADNLGAAMAGEAFEVEEMYPAYIAAADAQEEKAAKTAFHRAMDAEVVHHQLYSRAKQAVEAGRDAEIGPVWVCEVCGHTVEGAEPPDQCPLCQARKERYVRF
- a CDS encoding radical SAM protein; the encoded protein is MKIFHYRDIAPQIFNLLVRRRFRFQFELIPYEATGLSCRKIANLFLAGLNQFVLPRRPLGRPVFAQVEPANICNLSCPLCLTTSVTPSRRAAVLPFETFRTFIDELGDYLLLIVLWNWGEPFLNPDLGRMIAYARARGILTHCSTNANMRLDDARIRELVASGLDTLIVGVDGASETTYQKYRQGGTLAAATDNIRRILDARRRLGADRPRINIRFVVMQHNEHELPMVEAMARELGVDFLTLKTVDMPAVHGADVDDRWAPGDSRYQRYEYETGTRRRRARAFRCVRPWKRVTLQAGGEIVACEFDYRNDAAFGTLLPDGSVTAIWKGEAAARFRGAFHHGDNESPFCRACTLRDRVAEDCTVARVF
- a CDS encoding class I SAM-dependent methyltransferase, producing MHDAARREAFRRICRSYEILWTGPNAAAVDLGAQARLEELYRRVIQADDMRTALAASEPRWILDLGAGRGSRLVQLLADSGCRIVALDCFPAFARLDLRYTGWKVLADAAAAPFRPGCAALVVSAHLTLNSPQFADQEDRRAFVAEIVRLLRPGGVFWGEERRLMPEDFAPFAEVADYYHLAALDVHCFRKSERP
- a CDS encoding PAS domain S-box protein codes for the protein MNLIVNLADIVSLIGVLTAIVCLLRAWPRVFRQDSRITLLAFLITSLFMYTSNFLEWTGITGNLDPFEDYLEVLVPLFLTAFGYTFIQHATEERLRSSEARYRTLIESATDGILLLRGNRFADCNASLLRIYGCSREAIIGRTPWDFSPERQPDGSLSSESASRYIARAATGEALFFEWQHCRLDGTPFDAEISLNRLNAEEPDTQIAIVRDITARKQAEAALRESEERWQFALEGSGDAVWDWNLHAGRMFRSRRWEEMLGIPAGANSQTPEDWQRRVHPDDLPRVQRELDLTLSGEKPQYVAEYRLQHADGRHRWILDRGKVTLRGPDGAPWRMVGTMSDITERREAEADLVESRQRFSQFMGQIPAAVFIKDTDNHLLYVNDYLRLQFGADNQPDSASSNGPTSPYLARMAADDARVLAEGVVVTSEIIPDVNDRPRHLETRKFVIQRVGKSPLIGGISLDVTELRHSEEERTRLEDQLRQAQKMEIIGRMAGGVAHDFNNLLSPILGYTEMALLDMHPEDPLFADVKNIREAAERAAGLTRQLLAFSRRQVLDMAVLNLNRTLSDLHKMLRRLIGEDIELVLRLSADLGNIRGDVDQLQQVVMNLAVNARDAMPGGGRLILQTENTTLAEGNAVLPPGVYVALSVIDSGCGMDAETLSHMFEPFFTTKERGKGTGLGLSTVYGIVKQHGGHIEAISQPGQGTTFRILFPRVEAPPSGEANPAEEEPAGPGSARLLVVEDEAMVRKMVCDILRAHGYRVLEAAGSDEALALMAAETEPVDLVLTDVIMPRMNGRELYERILRMQPGVRVLYMSGYPAEVIAEQGLVRETIHFLQKPFSVRTFLETLRGILEDA
- a CDS encoding PP2C family protein-serine/threonine phosphatase gives rise to the protein MPAGNETFTWRQLKRSPMFWLLAGGMVLYCLATVLGFMSVDLYAIGRGAATLCFLAAGAWALYRLGRRLKDRLFYRVRNRVIFFYLFTGFLPLALVLLLAFLIVLIFASNLSLFVFQSELRNISFRLQTVNAAMAEILYNHPDKADDPEFLLENFRTVIVTRAPDLPDISTMLYRVDERGTMQHILLDSPLDYRSFQDEFLPDWLQELPYSGTLIKNFSLFIYSHNLVRIEDQQYYLDLFIPFREPLFNHLLANSNLSAFVSISETVQMSGTRAQMISYQAFNGFRGQKPAIVTPEELRDHQRARSKSHDWWDYPINSANTFDVTDWFTFDTTSSTQRRIWTNLQIPLTTIVRNLATRTAVSEEVVQLLLFLIYLFVVLQLASIVVGMFIIRSVTLSVRQLSLGTEEIKKGNLNYRIPVKRSDELGELSNSFNTMSAGIVALLHEVADKQRIKRELEIAREVQQKFFPKFTPSVCGIQLHGRCLPAREVSGDFFDYLPLSDRLLDVVVGDISGKGISAALLMASLQSAIRAQPPLEHAADGENVRRLTTLMQVLNRHLYRLTTPEKFATMCYLSFLGDQARVQYCNAGHESPLLVRTDGSVTPLTEGGTVLGAFPETPFEVGDVRLNPGDLVITYTDGVVDSVNRQGEEFGEERLVDLILAERRRTPEQIVDRLFETIRAWSEGSPQHDDITVVIARQQE